The DNA window CTTATCCCGGCAATCTCTTTCCATGGAATTTGAGGGTATTCCACTTTTAATTCATTTGGGAAATTCTTAACCGCTTCGCCAATAATAGATAGATTTCTAACAACAGCGTCTATCGTTTTCGCATCTTTGGCAAAAGTACCAAAATTTAATCCTTTTGTATAATCCTCAATCTTTTGAATGGAGTCTTTAATATCTTCTATGTAAAGTTTAGCGCCTCTTTTAGACATATACAGTTTCTTTTAAAACATCCGCTTTAATAACTTTTTTTAAAGCTTTTTTGGAAACTA is part of the Patescibacteria group bacterium genome and encodes:
- a CDS encoding DUF86 domain-containing protein; translated protein: MSKRGAKLYIEDIKDSIQKIEDYTKGLNFGTFAKDAKTIDAVVRNLSIIGEAVKNFPNELKVEYPQIPWKEIAGIRNKAIHGYFGIDEDILWKTIKEDLPPFKKQISEMLKKYIRDSDWR